Genomic window (Neurospora crassa OR74A linkage group VI, whole genome shotgun sequence):
TTTGCCCCGCTTGAAGGCGACGATGTTGACACACCCTCTGATGCCGATTCCAAGGACCTTTTCAAAACCCCATCTACTTCAACAAGcccagcaggagcagcagcagcagcagcagccgaaGCGCGGCGCGAACTCGCTCGCAACGAAGCCACTCTCAAAGTAGTCGAGTTGGCCGACCAGTTCGCGGACAAGATCCCCGCGCACGAGTTCAGTCCCGCCGAGATCCAGGGGTTTTTGTTGAAACACAAGCGGAACGCAACCGCGGCAGTGGAGGGGGCAGAACAGTGGGTTGTGGACGCACgaaaggagaagatggagaaggacttgagggaggcgagggaacggagggagaaggaggagaaagcagaggctgagaagaagggaacgaaaaaggaggagaagggtggGAAAGATAAAACGGAAACCAAAAAGTCAAAAAAGAGCAGTAAACACAACAAAGTAACCTCCAAGAAGTCCTCGTCCAAAAAGTCAACAATGAAAGCAGCAATCAGTGACGCTGACTTCTCCGACAAttcttcgtcatcatcgtcatcatcatcatcatcatcatcatcatcaaccaaatCCTCTTCATCCGAATCTGAATCCGAGTCTGAACCAGAACGtttcaaggagaagaagtccaagAGGAAACActcgaagaaggaaaagaccgACATCACTgcacctccacctcttctggTTAAGGAGGATACCATCAGGGTTCAAGTTGTTCCCGTCCAGCAAAAGGTTCAGACCATCGCCAGCCACATCGCGCCGGGGGCAGAGAAAACGGACGGTCTTGCCAAGGCAGTTGTGGCAGTGGAGGATATACTCGTTCCCCAGATCTCGGTAATAGCAGCAAACGAAACGAGGTCGACGGGGTCGGAGGATGGAAAAGACTCTGGGTATGGAACGCCTTAGTGGTTGCCGGGCTCCTGGCtcctgaagaagaaggcgttGCTGGTTAGTACACTTGGGGCGTCTGTGTACCTTTCGACCCGGGTTTTAGACGATTCGTCATGACACTGGATACAAAGAGGGTGGTAAAATAGGATAATACAGATGTACGGCTGGCTTGGAGTTTTAGTTTACTTGAATTGGATGAAAGTAACGAACAATTCTCAATACATGCCTGTGCTTGgtgcctttttttctctcttttttcagAAATCATTAACCATAGGTCCACTACATCAACATGCGTGCAAACGTCTTCAATAATGAGCTTGACCAAATTATATCATGTACCATGTATATTCACATAAAATCCCCGGTCCTCATGAGCCATCAACCGGCCCATGATCGCCGATgagtattagtataaggtGTATGTGTAATATGTAAGAAGAATCGCAAAGCTTTCTTGCCCTTAAGCCTTTGCTTGTTTTCTTCCTGTCTTTCCCtttatttccctttccttcccaaATCTCTCTTTCTAGAGCCCGTTTGGATATCATACCAGCAACCCCTTTGCCTGAACCTTCCCAGTTCTAGCAGTTAGACATCCGGACTTCTGGTTTCACTTGCTCCATAAAGTCATGACAAAGTGTACGTgaaatcgtcgtcgtctccaACTCTCAATGCCTGACCCCCCGCCATCCTTATTAGTGTATAGTGGTATAATGCGAATTcctcccttcctttttccttaGTGAAGGACGTTTAAGCCTTGATGGAGTATGTCCTCTTGAACATGTCATCAACGTTTTCGAGGTAGTAAGTGCCGGGCTCGAGAGTAGAGACCTCACCCTTGGGGGTGTAGTTCTTCTGGAGATGGGCCTGCTTGCGAAGGTCGCACATCTGTACAATCGTTAGCATCTTGACTAGTATTATTGAATTGGTTGAGTCAGTCGGGAATACTCACAGCATCGTAAGACTCAGGGGGAACGGCCCGGCGAGCCGCAAGTCTGGCGGGGAGGTTAAGAGTCTTGGCAAGCTTCTCGGTGCTGCCAGTAACGCGGAAAGAGCAGAAAGAGGCAGCGAGACCGGAGCCGTAAGAGAAGAGACCTATCCTCTTGCCCTCAAGTTGGGCGCTGTCGACGTGGCCAATGATGGAGGCGAGACCGCCCCAGACGCTACCGCAGTACATGTTGCCGCAGAGGGTAGGGACCTGGATGGCGGGGTTGACGCGTTCCTGGAAGCGCTTCTTGGTGAGAGTCATGAAGGTCTTCTCAACGACCTTGTCGGTCAGGGACTTCTTGTAGTCCATGTCGCGAACCTCGGGAGGAACGTCGGCGAAGACGGGGCTCTCGGGGTTGGCGAGGTAGTCGTGGTAGAGGAGGCGAGCATACGACTTCTGAACGAGCTTGCAGGTAGGGGCGTGGAAGGCAAGGTAGTCGAAGCGGTCCAAGGGGGTCTTGGTGCTATCCTCAGAGTGGCCGTTAACACCATTGGTGAGGAGCTTCTCGCGCTGGTTGTAGGCGCGGTATGCGCCGTCAAGAGCCTCGGTGTAGCAGTTGACGGAGTAGTGGCCATCGACGTAGGGGTACTCGCTGGTCAAGTCGGGCTTGTAGAAATCGTAGGCGTGGGCCATGTAGCTGCCGCGGAGACCGGGCTCGACGGCAATAGGGGCGTTAGGGCCAACAAGCATGGCGACACAGCCAGCACCACCGGTAGGGCGGGCATTACCCTTGGCGTAGAGGGCGATATCACCGGCGACGACAATTGCGTCACGGCCGTCCCAAGCGGAAGACTCGATCCAGTTGACGGAGTTGAAGAAGGCGTTGGTACCACCGTAGCAGGCGTTGATGGTGTCAACACCCTCGATGTTGGTGTTCTCGCCGAAAAGCTGCATCAGGACAGACTTGACGGACTTGGACTTGTCGAGAAGAGTTTCGGTACCGACCTCGAGGCGGCCGATTGTGTTGGTGTCGATCTCGTAGTTCTTGAGGAGGCGAGAGACGGCAGTCAAGGCAAGAGAGTAGATGTCTGGAAGGGCACATGGCAAGTCAGCCCCTGAACAGGCGCGTGGAAGTGGATCAGAATaggagggaagggaaaaacTCACCCTCACGATCGTCGCAGAAAGCCATCTTGGTCTGGCCAAGACCGATGGTGTACTTGCCCGTGCTAACGCCATCGAACTTTTCGAGCTCGGATTGCTCCACATACTAAAGTTAAGATGACAGCTGTCAGTCGATGTGCTTGGAATGCGAGGCAGAGGCTGAGGGAGCAAAGTTCTGCAAAAAGCAGAATATGTGCTGGTGCTGCGATAGCTATACAGCGTTGCTGGGGGAATCTCGTGTGTTTCTTTGGATTGTTGcaaaaagggggaggggcgTCATCCGGAGCTAACGCGGCCAGCGGGAGATGTGCGTGTACGGAGCGCGTGTTGGACGTACCTGGCTGGGGAAGTAGATTTCGATGGCCTTAATGCCAATGTTCTGGGGACGGGTAGCCATCTTGTGCGGGCAATTGGGGCCTGGCGATGAAGGTCAAGGGGGGATTGAGGGAagtgaggagggggaagtaacggaggaggagaggaagaggagagaagggcaagaaagctggagggaaaaagaaggaagagaagattgCCGTGTCCCGTTCAGGGGAGGGGTTGCTTTGAGAGATTGGGGGTCCTGGCGTCAAAAAGTGCCTGTGCTTCTTCCTGCCTACGGAGGGGTAGGTTTGGGGTTAGCGCGTGTCGTCCTAACTATCTTTCCACTTTGGCAGAGGCCATCTCGTCCCACGACCCAACCCCAACTTTGGCCCCCTTTTCACCGCTGTTTGTTGGCGCCGTTTGTGCCAGCGagatctcttcttcttgactCCCATCGAGAGGTCCAGAAGGCTGGGGTCACTTTTTGGGGTGCCAGGTGATTCCATTCTCAGCAGAAAAACACAGGTAGGGACGGAACCAAGGGACCTGCCAATCCTGCCACCACGCCAGTCCCACAGTCTAGTGTGCTCCTGCCAATGCTGCCGCCCCTGGATTGGGTTGCCCCTTTCCCATGTCTATCTTGACAACAAACCCAAGCTATCAGACTTTGGCCAAGCCGCCGCAACCACGCCCAACAAAAAAGGCGTGGACCGAGCTTCTCCGGCGCCGGCACCTTGGACTGGCTGGTGGACAGGGGGGGATGGGTGATGTGCAAAGAGTCATTGATGGGTTATTGCCGATTTTGGATATACACACCTTTTCTGGTTGATATCTCGATCGAGGATCAAGATGTGACGTCTTTTGCTGTTCGTCTTAGGGATCAAACCTGAAgaaggatggaaagaagaaatcTAAACAAGAAGAGATCCAAAACCAGCTGAGGATGGGGGGGGGGACATTGGAGGTTCATATAGCATTCACTGTTCCTCGAGAACGGCCACTTGCTGGCAAGGGAACAATGCGTAAAAAGGGGTCCAGACAATGCCAATCGAGCGTGGCTCCCGACCAAGCCAAGGCCATCTACTGCACGACCAGCGATACTCAAAGCTGGCCGGGACAAGGGTATTGATGGGTCGCAGATGGATTTGAAGGACGATGTCGGAGAATCCTCACCAAAAGGGTTGCATTCACGTCAAGAGGAcatctgtttttttttgtttttttttgtgggTTTGGGATAATGTGGGCGAACCGCAGCATACGTTGGAAGGGAAGCCATCACCGGGTAAGCTGCCTCAGTTGGAGCAGTCACAGGAAGCAAGCACGGGCGGTTAGGCCACCTGCCACTTTAACAGATGCCTACGCGcacctacctacttctacTTGTACCAATGCAATCCAAAGAGAAACTTCAACCAACGTAAATTCCAGTCCAACTTTGAAGAGCCTCAGGTCTTGAAAGAGGTGGCGGGTTGGACGGAAAAAACCTGTGACAAAAGCGTTAGTACTGTTCTTGGTATCTTCAATTTTTGCTCATTTCAATGGTACCTTGTCTGGTTAACACGCCTATCCTAAAGTCCGGAATCCGGGTTCGAACTTTGAAGCCTTCAACctcttgtttttcttctttgataatttttcttcttttgctcctTTGTATTTTATGTCGTTATATGACGAAATAATCAACAGCGAAAAACGTCTGGTTTCCTTCATTGTAATGAGGATATGTGTGATTTCGTACGACTGACGTTGAGGCCAAAGTTTGCGAAAATGCAAGTTCAGATTTTTCTTCGGATTTTCTTCCGAATTTTATTCAGCGATGATGTAAGGGGTGCAACACAGTTGACACAGATGATAGCCAAAGGAATAACAAACGTCCTTGCTGTGCTTGCTGTGCTTGTGCCGTGCATGCCCTTTGTTGCTGCCCCTCGATGCACGGCGCCTTTCAGAGGTCAACATGACATGTAAACAAATGCAGCCCCAACCCCCAGCTTCCTTTTCCCACTTCTTCAAGTTCCCACCCCACCTCCGATATCTTCCTCGAACATGATCTTCAGTCCGGCCTCGGGGCCCCTTCACATCTTTGATAAATGATACCTTCGAAAATAAGTTCCGGGCACTTCCTAAGGGAAGAATTCCTAGGTGACTCCGGTCGATGTGCTTTCAGAATATTATGTCCTTATCACAGTTCTGTAACGGTCTCTAAGTATACTGGCTAAAGGAGCTGTATTGAGCTGGTTATGTTCACTTTGCTTTTACGACCATGTCGTGCGGGAACACTCTCCTGCTACGGAGCTCCACCGGCGAGTTATCAGATCTTGCTCTCCTTGCTCGTCCCAGTAACAGTGGGCGTTCCTCAGCTGCGCAACACGAGAAGAGTGGAAACGTGGAAGGTGTGAGTGGAAAGGAAGTGGAGATTCTGCCCACTTTACATCTCACACACAGACATACAGTACGGATGAAAATCTGATAACAGTCTGTCGCCCGGTCGTTGGCATGGATGGGACGGATCTTGGTGGAGTTTCTGGCGGCTCGGATCGTGGAGATGCGATGAACGTTGTCTGTGCTTGTTTTGTTCAGTGGAGTCAGTATGGAAACTGAGCAAAAGTAATTCTTTTATTGTTCTCGCTTTAGGCTCAGTATCTTTGTGATGATTTGCGAGCCTTCTCGTATCATATCCCTCAAGATCGGACGTCTAGAGTATCATCTGCTCTCGAAACTGCAAACGTGCAAATGGGGCATGAGTGAAAATGATTGGTGAAAGCTTGTCACACCGCCCACCGCGCTGCAGAAACCGTTCGACAGACGAGACACACACAAGACATTCCCGTGGACGGGACGGCAGTGTCACCCATCTTCATCAGGCACACTCGCATGTAGTGTAACTGCTGAAGATATGTCTAACAATCTCCTCCAATGGCGTGGCTGAAGCTGTCGTGGGCCTGTAACTAGGTACATACTGGCTACGTGCCATTATTTACTTTTCAACACCATTTTGGGAGGGAAAATATGACTGCGCCCTTTACAATCTCGCCTCGTTACCTGTCATCGCGGGTCGTTATCCAGGCTCAATTTCGAGCTTTGCTTTGAGTTGTATGACCAGCTCATTCTCACCACCAGCCTTTGCTTTTCACATAGCGTCCATATCCCTCTTATCCTCGTTGCCTAAAGCTACCAACCTCATACTGGATACTGCTCCCCctatcatcatcctcacaCTCAGCATCGCACGGAAAAATGTTACTGTAGGGTGTCATCCGAAGTGTGTCGCCATCGGGCAATCATCACAAGTTCTCTCACGCTCGGAACTTTGCAAGTCAGGAATGTCGCCGGTTCTCGGCCGATTCATATATCctcttccattccttccattGCAGTGCGACAAGAAACGTAGCCCCGACGGAGAATCAGAAAAGACAACCTCTCAACTGTTGCCCTCACTCCGACTTGGCTGCGCCGCTCGGCGTGCAAGTTGTTCCGCTATGGTGAGACCGcgttacatacctacatacatagcCACATGGGTCGAGGGACCGGGATGCACAGTACACTCGTATGGAGTCCATGGTGGAGCTACATACATAACGAACTTGGCCGAGCGTTTCGCCAAGATTtgatacactacactagaacTACGCAGTATCATCGTGAACCAAGATGGGTCCCCTTtcgaagaagacgatgatgCTGAACAGATGAAGGAGTATGTCGCACATGAAGAGACGTGCCTATGGTAATACCATGATTCGCTATGATGGTGAATAATATTCGAACTATTCGATGGACACAAATGGGGATATTTACACATGTCGATCATCCCGTTAAGAATGCAAAGAAACATACGTTCCAGTATGGGATTCTCCATTTCAACCAGTCGCGCCGGTGAACATTGATAACACTTTACCTACCCACGCTACTCCAGGCTGCCACCCCTTCCAAGAACCAAAAGAAATtgataataaaaggaataataGAATGAAGGCGAACAACAGTGCAAACGGACACATTGATCACAATAAACTGCCCACATCCTCACTATCcattcctacctctactgatgATCCTCAGAATGGCGGATTCTCAGCAAAGTACCTAACCGCCAAATACCTAGGATCAAACGTCAACTCCTGCTTCATTGCCACATCCAACAACCAATCCGACACCACAATCCTCGGTTCCATGTTCCCCTTCTTCGCCATCTCCTCAAACTTGGGCCACAGCGCCTTCTCAGCCGGGCTAGGAGACGTTAACAAGTAAACTGGATCAGGCGGTGcccctccatcttcctcgggCGTAGTGGGCTTGATCACCGACCCACCGCGCCCACGGAAAACCCTGAAGATGGCACCGTTGGCCTCGGCAATGGTCTGGTAGCTCTGGACTCCATTCTTGATCTCCTCTGTGCAGAAGACGGGCACGCCCCAGAGAAGGCGGCCGCGATTGGCGCGGGCGCGAGAGATGGCTGTCTGGAGGGTGACGCCAAAACGGTCTTCGCTTTCCTTGTCGACAAGCAGGTAGTCCTTGGGGGGCAAAACCTTGCCGGCTTCGACGCAGGCGGTGACATAGTCGGACGAGATGATATCGGGGCCGCGAGCCAGACAACGGAGAAACTTCATAGTTCTAACCATACGCGGTGCGGCGAGGTAGTCGCAGGGAACATTGTCTTGGACGATCTGTATGCCCATAGAGCGCAGTTTTCGCTGGTGAAAAGGTTAGTTTGGCAATATAATGCACGTGTCAGGCTAAAGTGATCACTCACCCTGTCCGCCTCCTCTCGCATCTTGTCGTTTACCCATCTCTTGTAGCCGGTCAAGCAGATGCGCATCTCTGGGCTTGACGAGACCCTAGCCTTCTTGGCCGGACGCTTCTGTTCcgtctcgtcctcctcgcccccGTCTTCGGCTGGACTTGACTCCTTTGCGGCCCGATCCCGGTCAATCTGGTCTGCTGCCCGCTTGCCGCCCCACGGACCATCCTTCGCTgtgcgcttcttctccttctcataCAGAGCGATATCTGGTGCCAGTTGGTGGAGCTTGGACAACGCCTTATCTTTGGCGCTCCGGCTACCGCTGGACATGACTGATGGTGTGTCATTTTCCTTTCCACGTGTAGTCCGGGTGGTCTTTGCTGGTGTTTGGATATTTTGCTTATTCTGCGCCCCTCGTGGTGGTTTAATGGCTGTCTTTCCACCAAGTGGACTCGATTTGTTCGCGGTTCCGGCGTCGGTCTCTGCCAAATTGGAGGCATACACGTTCTTGTTCGCAGCGTCATTTGCCTTGCGCCTTTTCTTCGCTGCCGTGCTGAGTACTTCTTCGCCACCAGGGAAATACACCTCGCGCAGCCTCTGTTCGTCGAAAAAGGTGCTGCCAATGATCTCGCCTAGATTTGTCCTAGGCGGGAAGTGTTGGTACCTGGGGTTAGAAAAGGTCTGGACTTCGCACTTGGCGTAGCTGTCTTCTATCCAAAGATGGTTGATAATCTCAATGTTCCATTCCTTGGCTGCCTCACACTTCTCACCATTCATCCGAGCCGTGATCAGGTGGGTATTGTCGGCCTTCATGGTCTTGGTGTATGTTGCGCCCGCCGCAGTAATGAGATTTTCGAGGTAGACTCTAGCGTCACCCCCGTAGTTCGATAGTGTGATCTTCATGCCCGTGAATCCAGGAATCCCGTCTCGCGGTATCGGGTAGTGCAGAAGTCGTCGTGTAGGCCTCGTCCATTCATTATGTACGATGAGGTAGTAGAGCCACGCAAGGTTGCCCACGTCTTTCCCTTGCTGTGCCGCCCGTATATACTCATCCCCGTCGCGATACTGACACACATACATATCGCATGCATCAACATCATTCACGACCTCGCCGTCGCTTTGCTCGATCAGATTGTTCAAGATGTTCCGCAGCCGGGCGTTGATAGGGAGATCTTGAGATATCATGACCTTCTTCTGAGCGAAGACAACAatcttttccctctccctccccggCATTGCAGCACTAGGTATAACGGACGTGGCACCTTCCACGGCCTCGCTCGGTGGGATTGTGATGTCTTCGTCGGGCCCTGTGCGCAAGATCTCGGGATTGGGGAGCATATAAGGTGCCTCGCTGATTCGCCTCCCTAGCCTAAAGCAGTCATCGAACCAGTGTGGAAGGACAATCTTGCACTTggggttcttcttctgggcCTCCTGGCATTTTTCGTGGTCCATGGACAGGGCGCAAATATGGGTGGTTTGACGCGTCAGGTCCTTTGATTCCATACCACCAAGCGCCATGGTCGCACCGATAATGGTCTCCTTGTCGGACTCGGGAATGTCGGCACAGGTGAGGATGACGTTGGAGAAGATCATTCTAGGATCGGGCGAGTACGGCCTCACTTGGGCGACCTTATTCCGTGCGAGCGTGATCTTGATCCAGTTGGAGTTGACGACGGGGATCATGTATTGGAGGGCATCGTGGTATTGCTCGAAGTCGATCGTGTTCGAGACAATATGGGTCGCGTGTTCCAGAGGAATTTTGCCATCTTTGGTTGGCTCGAGAAGTTGGGCGCCATGCTTGTGTACAAGCTTGGAAAACTACAGATTGCTGAGGTGTTTAGGAGGTTGTGGATCGCGCATCAGGTAGAGTAAAGGGAAGACATACTTCTGAGATGAGACTAGCCGACAGTGACTTGCTTTGCACAAAGTAGATGGAGCAGCCATCGAGCAGACCCGGCTTCTCGTTTTCTCCGGCCATTTTGGCGATGTAAACGCGGTTTCGCTGGACTGATGATGATACAGGTTCTACAGGAAGCGTCGAAGCGCCGAGTCTTGAGTCGAGTCTGTCTAGTCGAGTTCCATGGGCGAATTGTGGCCAAAAGtgagggtggtggtttgcAAAAGCGACAGGGACAGATGCAACTTGGCGATGCACCAGTGGTTGAGTGTTGATTGGAAGAACGGTCAACGGTCCTTTTGTTTGTCTCGTCCATGCCACTGGCAAATTGGAGCCACTGCAGGCGACGCGATCGGAAAAAGCCAGGGTGGGGCCATGACGCGAACTAGGCACGCTGTATCACATGACCGTGTAATTACCCTGTTGCTGCAGTTTGATGGATTGCCGTATCTTATCGATTTCGTTGTGTCCGAGCAAGTAGTGTACTTGCATCTCCCCGCTTTCCATGTTGGTGTTCGGTATTGAAGATGTGACACTTTCGACAACTTCGACAAGCCACGAACTACTACACTAGCAAAAAACCCCGAAAAAGTTACCACAGTGGATCTTTGTTGAATCTGGAAGAGGTGAGGTTGGTTGGTCACTTTTTATCTATTTGAGACTAGCCCTTTTTTCTATCATTGTCTTATGGCCGTGCCTGGTACGTACCCGACTTACACGCTGACTAGAATAATTAGAGGTAAATTCCAGTTTGGTGGATTGCCGATCACCGCTACAACCATAAAAGAGCGTTGGTATAACGCCAAGCACTACTGGCGAGCGATAGTCAtatatgtaggtagtgtCTTCGTTATCCAATTCAGAGATGTTTCTCAATTATAAACAGCGGGTTATTGAGAGTTGGTACTGTAGGGTATCACACAATGGAACCCGGAGGTCGATTTCCGGGCTAGGTAGTTACAGTCGCTACCACAACAGCCGGCGCCACGATGGCTTTCAGTTGTGCCTCGGCAACCTGGCCCGTAACAGTCGGCTCTGTAACCCTTGAACAACCCCACGATCGACAACCCCGGAGATTTAGTTAACACTTTCCTTGTTTGATCTCTCTGTGAACCCCGTTTGGTCGTACTACCGGAATCTCCTTAGTCCGACTCGTCAGTTTCGGCATCATCCCAGAGTTATTGTTTGTCCCATCTGATCGGCACGCCTAAAGTGTGACAAGACAACTACTTTACATATCAGCTTAACTCAAACACCAGCGGTTATCAGAGCAGGCAGTCAATCCATAGCTGGTATACCGCCACAATGGCTTCCTCCTTCATCATCAAGGAGCACAAAGTCGAAGGTCAACACATCCGTGAGTATGCCCGAGCTACTGCCAACTCCCAAGAAGAGGTCCTGTATCTCTCCGTAAAGCAATACATGCCCAAGAGCAACCCCAATCCTCAACCGGGCGACCTGACCATCATCGGTGCTCATGCCAATGGCTTTGTTAAGGTCAGTTATTCTCACTAACAAGAGCTACACCCAAGTTTGTGTTTGGCATTCACTAATTCCAATCTATAGGAACTTTACGAGCCCCTCTGGGAAGACCTGCTCAGGGCCCTCTCCGCCCGCGGCATCAGAATCCGCTCCATCTTCATCGCCGACGCCGCCTGGCAAGGCCAATCCGGACTTATCAACGAGTCCAGTCTAGGCAACGACCCATCCTGGTATGACCACGCGCGTGACCTCCTCTGCGTCGTCAACGCTTTGCGGCGTGAGATGCCGCGCCCGCTAGTCGGAATCGGCCACTCCTTTGGCGGCAACACCATTGCCTCTTTGTCGCTAATGCACCCTcgcctcttttcttctctggTCCTGCTTGACCCGGTCATCTCTAAATTTGCTAAGCGCGGTCCCTCCTACGGCTTCCTGCCTATGAAGCAGTCAGCCTATCGGCGGGACGTCTGGCCTTCGCGACAGGCAGCCGCTGAGGGgttcaagaagaacaagTTCTATCAGACTTGGGACCCAAGATGTCTCGAGGTGTTGATCAGCCATGGCCTGCACCAGGTTTCTccagaaaaggaggaagtgACGCTCACGACGTCCAAACATCAAGAGTGCTTCACCTATTACCGCCCTAAGAAACAAGATCAACCGGTGCCGGACTTGCCCCCGGATCAGGCTGTTGATCCCAACTTTCAGTTTTATCGCGCCGAGGCCATGATGACTACGCACTTTTTGCCGCACCTGCGCCCCGGTGTGCTTTATGTGTTTGGATCCACGTCCGACGTCTGTCCTCCTGATACCCGCGAGGAGAAGCTGGAGCTTACGGGCACGGGGTGGAACGGTAGTGGCGGAGCGAAGGCGGGCAGGGTGGAGGTACGCACCGTGGAAGGGTTCGGGCATTTGGTGCCGATGGAGGCGACCACCAGGTgtgcggaggaggcggccgaGTTCATTGCTAAGGATTTGGAGAAGGtgtggaggaaggaggatgaggacttCAGGAAGGTTTGGAAGTATAAGGAGGGGACAGAGAAGAGGGTGCTCAGTAAGGATTTTTTGGAGTTGATGGGACCGCCGccggggaggaagaagacagggaaggaggaggcgaagTTGTGAGTTGTGAAATGGGGTGCCTCGTATCCTTTTCGTCAGTGGTTGTGCGTTAGccaagtttttttttctttcttttttttttttcaatttccTGCGAGCTTCTTCGCTATCAGCCTTCTACAATCTGCATCTTCCTGCGCCATCTTAGTGACGGCTGTGAGCGTCTGGGATGATTGGTATCATATAGGTCATTCTCGGTACCGATCCGCCAATTTTGTCAttatcattattattattattatcattTCTTTTTAGCTCCTTCCATACACACCCTTTTTACCTATCCAGGGGAGACAGATACTCACCCTGAACTGGGTTCGTCCACTGATACAGGTCTCGATGTTTATCACTGGACCAACAAGCCAATATAGTATGCACTTCCGAGTTGCGAGTTCTGCTGGCAAGCCGGAACTCGTTCCATCTTTTGTGGATTTGGCCGATCTGGTCATTGTGTACACCAGGCCTGTGGTACTGTCCGTCGTTTCAGTAATGATGCTATGTGGCAGCGGAAAGATGACCCTCTATGTATCGCATGCGCTCTATGTGCTGCGAGATTGTATGAATTGATGATAGTGGAGAGTGGGCTTCAGCTGTCGTTGTACGGTGGTGATATTGCTTAAGACATCGACAGCCCTCACGGAACTCGACAGGAACAGACTGTGCCTAGTCCGAAAATCCGGTTGTGGAATTCTTCTCAGTAATCATGCCGCAGACGGCACGTTATGTGAGTTCCACGTTTACGCCACATTGAAGGTGTATGTAAGCTCTTTTGAAAGATGGAACTTCACATGTCGAAATCAAGTTGTATGAATCGCCGCCCTGGTCACGCAATACCAACTGAACCGCTAACAGTGACGCCTAGTCAAGATCCCGCTGGCGGCGATCCTGAACTGTCTCTGTTTGGGGCACTTTGGCTTGCTCCAACTCTCGCTGAAAGCTCTTCTCAACATTCCTGAGGTCTTGCAAGTGCTGCTGCTTGCGTAACTCATCTGGATAGCAAGTTAGCGTCATCCAGTCAAACAAGGTCACGCGCTCCGAATCGGGCACCGGGAATGGTGGCGGTGAGTATGGTGGGAGATCTTTGAGCTTGAGCGGACCTTGGGCGACTAGTTCTAACGAGCG
Coding sequences:
- a CDS encoding hydroxymethylglutaryl-CoA synthase, encoding MATRPQNIGIKAIEIYFPSQYVEQSELEKFDGVSTGKYTIGLGQTKMAFCDDREDIYSLALTAVSRLLKNYEIDTNTIGRLEVGTETLLDKSKSVKSVLMQLFGENTNIEGVDTINACYGGTNAFFNSVNWIESSAWDGRDAIVVAGDIALYAKGNARPTGGAGCVAMLVGPNAPIAVEPGLRGSYMAHAYDFYKPDLTSEYPYVDGHYSVNCYTEALDGAYRAYNQREKLLTNGVNGHSEDSTKTPLDRFDYLAFHAPTCKLVQKSYARLLYHDYLANPESPVFADVPPEVRDMDYKKSLTDKVVEKTFMTLTKKRFQERVNPAIQVPTLCGNMYCGSVWGGLASIIGHVDSAQLEGKRIGLFSYGSGLAASFCSFRVTGSTEKLAKTLNLPARLAARRAVPPESYDAMCDLRKQAHLQKNYTPKGEVSTLEPGTYYLENVDDMFKRTYSIKA
- a CDS encoding toxin biosynthesis protein, whose product is MASSFIIKEHKVEGQHIREYARATANSQEEVLYLSVKQYMPKSNPNPQPGDLTIIGAHANGFVKELYEPLWEDLLRALSARGIRIRSIFIADAAWQGQSGLINESSLGNDPSWYDHARDLLCVVNALRREMPRPLVGIGHSFGGNTIASLSLMHPRLFSSLVLLDPVISKFAKRGPSYGFLPMKQSAYRRDVWPSRQAAAEGFKKNKFYQTWDPRCLEVLISHGLHQVSPEKEEVTLTTSKHQECFTYYRPKKQDQPVPDLPPDQAVDPNFQFYRAEAMMTTHFLPHLRPGVLYVFGSTSDVCPPDTREEKLELTGTGWNGSGGAKAGRVEVRTVEGFGHLVPMEATTRCAEEAAEFIAKDLEKVWRKEDEDFRKVWKYKEGTEKRVLSKDFLELMGPPPGRKKTGKEEAKL
- a CDS encoding DNA repair protein Rtt107 — encoded protein: MAGENEKPGLLDGCSIYFVQSKSLSASLISEFSKLVHKHGAQLLEPTKDGKIPLEHATHIVSNTIDFEQYHDALQYMIPVVNSNWIKITLARNKVAQVRPYSPDPRMIFSNVILTCADIPESDKETIIGATMALGGMESKDLTRQTTHICALSMDHEKCQEAQKKNPKCKIVLPHWFDDCFRLGRRISEAPYMLPNPEILRTGPDEDITIPPSEAVEGATSVIPSAAMPGREREKIVVFAQKKVMISQDLPINARLRNILNNLIEQSDGEVVNDVDACDMYVCQYRDGDEYIRAAQQGKDVGNLAWLYYLIVHNEWTRPTRRLLHYPIPRDGIPGFTGMKITLSNYGGDARVYLENLITAAGATYTKTMKADNTHLITARMNGEKCEAAKEWNIEIINHLWIEDSYAKCEVQTFSNPRYQHFPPRTNLGEIIGSTFFDEQRLREVYFPGGEEVLSTAAKKRRKANDAANKNVYASNLAETDAGTANKSSPLGGKTAIKPPRGAQNKQNIQTPAKTTRTTRGKENDTPSVMSSGSRSAKDKALSKLHQLAPDIALYEKEKKRTAKDGPWGGKRAADQIDRDRAAKESSPAEDGGEEDETEQKRPAKKARVSSSPEMRICLTGYKRWVNDKMREEADRRKLRSMGIQIVQDNVPCDYLAAPRMVRTMKFLRCLARGPDIISSDYVTACVEAGKVLPPKDYLLVDKESEDRFGVTLQTAISRARANRGRLLWGVPVFCTEEIKNGVQSYQTIAEANGAIFRVFRGRGGSVIKPTTPEEDGGAPPDPVYLLTSPSPAEKALWPKFEEMAKKGNMEPRIVVSDWLLDVAMKQELTFDPRYLAVRYFAENPPF